One window of Leifsonia sp. AK011 genomic DNA carries:
- a CDS encoding DNA-directed RNA polymerase subunit alpha — MLIAQRPTLAEENISEFRSRFVIEPLEPGFGYTLGNSLRRTLLSSIPGAAVTSIRIDGVQHEFSTVPGVKEDVTEIILNIKNLVVSSEHDEPITAYLRKQGAGEVTAADISAPAGVEIHNPELVIATLNEKAKFELELTIERGRGYVSATQNRSEFSEAGQIPIDSIYSPVLKVTYRVEATRAGERTDFDRLVVDVETKSAITPRDAVASAGRTLTELFGLARELNVAAEGIEIGPAPVDAVLSSELSMPIEDLDLSVRSYNCLKREGINTVSELVALSETQLMNIRNFGQKSVDEVKDKLVEMGLSLKDSVPGFDGAHFYGGYDDDETNA, encoded by the coding sequence GTGCTCATTGCACAGCGCCCCACCCTTGCTGAAGAGAACATCTCCGAGTTCCGTTCACGGTTCGTGATCGAGCCCCTCGAGCCCGGCTTCGGCTACACGCTCGGCAACTCGCTGCGTCGTACCCTCCTGTCGTCGATCCCCGGTGCTGCGGTTACGAGCATCCGTATCGACGGTGTTCAGCACGAGTTCAGCACCGTTCCCGGTGTCAAGGAGGATGTCACCGAGATCATCCTGAACATCAAGAACCTGGTCGTCTCGAGCGAGCACGACGAGCCCATCACCGCGTACCTGCGCAAGCAGGGTGCTGGCGAGGTCACGGCAGCCGACATCTCGGCTCCCGCCGGTGTGGAGATCCACAACCCCGAGCTCGTCATCGCCACGCTCAACGAGAAGGCCAAGTTCGAGCTCGAACTGACCATCGAGCGTGGACGTGGTTACGTCTCCGCGACGCAGAACCGCAGCGAGTTCAGCGAGGCCGGCCAGATCCCGATCGACTCGATCTACTCGCCCGTCCTCAAGGTGACCTACCGCGTCGAGGCGACTCGCGCCGGTGAGCGCACCGACTTCGACCGCCTGGTCGTGGATGTCGAGACCAAGTCCGCCATCACGCCGCGCGACGCCGTCGCGTCCGCCGGTCGCACGCTCACTGAGCTGTTCGGTCTGGCTCGCGAGCTCAACGTTGCTGCAGAGGGCATCGAGATCGGCCCGGCGCCCGTCGACGCGGTGCTCTCGAGCGAGCTGAGCATGCCGATCGAGGACCTCGACCTGTCTGTGCGCAGCTACAACTGCCTCAAGCGCGAGGGCATCAACACCGTGAGTGAGCTCGTCGCCCTGTCGGAGACGCAGCTCATGAACATCCGCAACTTCGGACAGAAGTCGGTCGATGAGGTCAAGGACAAGCTGGTCGAGATGGGTCTGTCCCTCAAGGACAGCGTGCCCGGCTTCGACGGCGCCCACTTCTACGGCGGCTACGACGACGACGAGACCAACGCCTAG
- the coaA gene encoding type I pantothenate kinase — protein sequence MSEPSAPSGHLSPFLEIDRAEWSALAPRMQTTLTQTEIVELRGLGDQLDLVEVEEVYLPLSRLLNLYAEGAQQLHDVTTTFLGASSRRTPFVIGIAGSVAVGKSTVARLLRELLARWEGTPRVELVTTDGFLYPNAELERRGLMERKGFPESYDRRALLRFVSRVKAGESDVKAPFYSHLAYDIVPDAEVTVNSPDVLIVEGLNVLQPAAPGRHLAVSDLFDFSIYVDARTSDIEKWYEERFLSLQRGAFSNPLSFFHRFASLTEEEARARAAQIWASINEPNLVENILPTRPRASLVLRKGSNHAVHSVLLRK from the coding sequence ATGTCTGAGCCCTCCGCACCCAGCGGCCACCTCTCCCCCTTCCTCGAGATCGACCGCGCGGAATGGTCGGCGCTCGCGCCCCGCATGCAGACCACGCTCACCCAGACGGAGATCGTCGAACTCCGTGGCCTGGGCGACCAGCTCGACCTCGTCGAGGTGGAGGAGGTCTACCTCCCGCTGTCGCGGCTACTCAATCTCTATGCGGAGGGCGCGCAGCAGCTGCACGACGTGACGACGACGTTCCTCGGTGCCTCCTCGCGGCGCACACCGTTCGTCATCGGCATCGCCGGCTCGGTTGCGGTGGGCAAGTCGACGGTCGCGAGGCTTCTCCGCGAGCTCCTTGCGCGATGGGAGGGCACTCCCCGAGTCGAACTCGTCACTACCGACGGCTTCCTCTACCCCAATGCCGAGCTGGAGCGCCGTGGACTCATGGAGCGCAAGGGCTTCCCGGAGTCCTACGACCGGCGGGCACTCTTGCGCTTCGTCAGTCGCGTGAAGGCCGGCGAAAGCGACGTCAAGGCGCCCTTCTACTCCCACCTCGCGTACGACATCGTCCCGGACGCCGAGGTCACCGTGAACTCCCCCGACGTGCTCATCGTCGAGGGCCTCAACGTGCTCCAGCCCGCCGCACCCGGGCGCCACCTCGCCGTGAGCGACCTGTTCGACTTCAGCATCTACGTGGATGCCCGCACGAGCGACATAGAGAAGTGGTACGAGGAACGCTTCCTCTCCCTGCAGCGGGGCGCGTTCTCCAACCCCCTGTCGTTCTTCCACCGGTTCGCGTCGCTGACCGAGGAAGAAGCACGCGCCCGTGCTGCCCAGATCTGGGCATCCATCAACGAGCCGAACCTCGTGGAGAACATCCTGCCGACCCGCCCGAGGGCCTCACTCGTGCTGCGCAAGGGCAGCAACCACGCGGTGCACAGCGTGCTCCTGCGCAAGTAG
- the rplM gene encoding 50S ribosomal protein L13 has protein sequence MTRTYSPKPEDAQREWVIIDATDIVLGRLASHAATLLRGKHKPTFAPHMDMGDFVIIINAEKVALTGSKLAQKKAYRHSGYPGGLTATTYSELLEKHPTRAVEKAIRGMLPKNSIGRAQLTKLKVYAGAEHPHAAQQPKPYTLTQVAQ, from the coding sequence GTGACGCGTACCTATTCACCCAAGCCCGAAGACGCACAGCGGGAGTGGGTCATCATCGACGCGACCGACATCGTTCTCGGTCGCCTCGCCAGCCACGCTGCCACGCTCCTGCGCGGCAAGCACAAGCCGACCTTTGCTCCGCACATGGACATGGGCGACTTCGTCATCATCATCAACGCCGAGAAGGTTGCCCTCACCGGCTCCAAGCTGGCGCAGAAGAAGGCGTACCGTCACTCGGGTTACCCGGGCGGCCTCACCGCCACCACGTACTCCGAGCTCCTCGAGAAGCACCCCACGCGCGCCGTTGAGAAGGCCATCCGTGGAATGCTCCCCAAGAACTCGATCGGCCGGGCCCAGCTGACCAAGCTGAAGGTCTACGCGGGTGCTGAGCACCCCCACGCTGCACAGCAGCCGAAGCCGTACACCCTCACCCAGGTCGCTCAGTAG
- the rpsK gene encoding 30S ribosomal protein S11, with protein sequence MAAPKSAVRKPRKKEKKNIALGQAHIKSTFNNTIVTITDPTGAVISWASSGTVGFKGSRKSTPFAAQLSAESAARQAQEHGLKKVDVFVKGPGSGRETAIRSLQAAGLEVGSINDVTPQAHNGCRPPKRRRV encoded by the coding sequence ATGGCAGCACCAAAGTCGGCCGTTCGTAAGCCGCGCAAGAAGGAAAAGAAGAACATCGCGTTGGGTCAGGCCCACATCAAGTCGACGTTCAACAACACGATCGTGACGATCACCGACCCCACCGGGGCCGTCATCAGCTGGGCTTCGTCCGGCACCGTCGGCTTTAAGGGTTCGCGCAAGTCGACCCCGTTCGCGGCCCAGCTCTCGGCTGAGTCCGCTGCCCGCCAGGCGCAGGAGCACGGCCTGAAGAAGGTCGACGTCTTCGTCAAGGGTCCGGGCTCCGGTCGCGAGACCGCGATCCGTTCGCTCCAGGCCGCTGGCCTCGAGGTCGGCTCGATCAACGACGTGACCCCGCAGGCGCACAACGGATGCCGCCCGCCCAAGAGGCGCCGCGTCTAA
- the rplQ gene encoding 50S ribosomal protein L17: MPTPTKGPRLGGGPAHERLLLANLAAALFTHKSIKTTETKAKRLRPVAERLITFAKRGDLHARRRVLAVIGDKTVVHELFTEIAPLVEHREGGYTRITKLGFRKGDNAPMVQIELVLEPVKPKAKSSKVSTKAAPVVEAPVDEPVEDEAADGSAAEVEESTPDVENETVADEVADADAEVEAETPAEDAK, from the coding sequence ATGCCTACACCCACCAAGGGACCCCGCCTCGGCGGAGGGCCGGCCCACGAGCGCCTGCTGCTCGCGAACCTCGCCGCTGCCCTGTTCACCCACAAGAGCATCAAGACGACCGAGACGAAGGCCAAGCGCCTCCGCCCCGTCGCCGAGCGGCTCATCACGTTCGCCAAGCGCGGCGACCTGCACGCGCGTCGCCGCGTGCTCGCCGTGATCGGCGACAAGACGGTCGTGCACGAGCTCTTCACGGAGATCGCGCCGCTCGTCGAGCACCGCGAGGGTGGCTACACCCGCATCACCAAGCTCGGCTTCCGTAAGGGCGACAACGCCCCCATGGTCCAGATCGAGCTCGTTCTCGAGCCCGTCAAGCCGAAGGCGAAGAGCAGCAAGGTCTCCACCAAGGCTGCCCCCGTCGTCGAGGCACCGGTCGACGAGCCTGTCGAGGACGAGGCCGCCGACGGGTCCGCAGCCGAGGTCGAGGAGTCCACTCCCGACGTCGAGAACGAGACGGTCGCCGACGAGGTTGCTGACGCTGACGCTGAGGTCGAGGCAGAGACGCCCGCCGAGGACGCCAAGTAG
- a CDS encoding acyltransferase family protein codes for MSTTTSLPRTAATPGTPASLPRVRLAGLDGLRAIAVIAVIVYHFVPSAAVGGYVGVDVFFVISGFLITGLLLREHHATGRINLRAFWGRRARRLLPALAIVVAACGTWALFVGGDVLVGLGRQVLGAATFSSNWLYVSAGTNYFDGTAPELFRNLWSLAVEEQFYLVWPGVFLLLLLLPRRWARVAVIGALAVASALAMALLAPASGDATRVYYGTDTHAFGLAIGAGLAMLLVGRFTPSVTPTGRRWITQLWALVGALAVGLIVIIAVTMPADDPVVTRGGLLAVSVLTAVAITGSTRAGSWLGAGLDILPLRWVGERSYGLYLWHWPVLVLLTASVAKDAAWWIVPVGALVITTTAATLSYRFVETPIRRVGFRAFVVPPGRLLVAGSAIALAAALTITATTLDPGESSAQRAIAEGQAAVAAAAARAAETRTAPSAADEPAQLLTGDQVYAIGDSVMLAAAPWLQEKLPGILIDAEVSRSMFVAPSLVQAAVDSGTMRPILVLGLATNGDVDREDLEEVLDILGPDRLLVVVNGQAPRDWIPIGNKVVEDFARAERDVELANWHAAIAPRIDELASDEVHPGGPISGGIYVGAVSDALQRLSELPPRIDDANTPSLNRAI; via the coding sequence ATGAGCACGACGACCTCCCTCCCTCGCACTGCAGCGACCCCGGGCACCCCGGCGTCGCTCCCTCGCGTACGCCTCGCCGGTCTCGACGGGCTTCGTGCCATCGCGGTCATCGCCGTGATCGTCTACCACTTCGTGCCGAGCGCTGCGGTCGGCGGCTACGTCGGTGTCGACGTCTTCTTCGTCATCAGCGGATTCCTCATTACGGGGCTGCTGCTGCGCGAGCACCATGCCACCGGTCGCATCAACCTGCGCGCCTTCTGGGGCAGACGTGCGCGTCGCCTCCTCCCCGCCCTCGCCATCGTCGTCGCCGCGTGCGGCACGTGGGCCCTGTTCGTCGGCGGTGACGTCCTCGTCGGGCTGGGGCGGCAGGTACTCGGCGCCGCGACATTCAGCAGCAACTGGCTGTACGTCTCGGCGGGAACCAACTACTTCGACGGCACAGCACCCGAACTCTTCAGGAACCTCTGGTCACTCGCGGTCGAGGAGCAGTTCTACCTCGTGTGGCCCGGGGTGTTCCTCCTCCTGTTGCTGCTCCCCCGGCGGTGGGCACGCGTCGCCGTGATCGGCGCCCTGGCCGTGGCATCCGCGCTTGCGATGGCGCTCCTCGCTCCCGCCAGCGGCGACGCGACTCGCGTCTACTACGGCACCGACACCCATGCCTTCGGGCTGGCGATCGGTGCCGGGCTCGCGATGCTCCTGGTCGGCCGGTTCACGCCCTCCGTTACACCCACCGGACGACGGTGGATCACGCAGCTCTGGGCCCTCGTTGGCGCCCTTGCCGTTGGGCTCATCGTGATCATCGCTGTCACCATGCCGGCCGACGATCCCGTGGTCACCCGAGGCGGGCTCCTCGCGGTGTCGGTCCTCACCGCGGTGGCGATCACCGGTTCCACGCGCGCCGGGTCCTGGCTGGGTGCGGGGCTCGACATCCTCCCGCTGCGCTGGGTCGGCGAGCGCTCCTACGGGCTCTACCTGTGGCACTGGCCGGTGCTCGTGCTACTTACGGCGTCAGTGGCGAAGGATGCCGCGTGGTGGATCGTGCCCGTGGGCGCGCTGGTCATCACGACCACCGCCGCGACACTCTCCTACCGCTTCGTCGAGACGCCCATCCGACGCGTGGGTTTCCGTGCCTTCGTCGTTCCCCCGGGGAGGCTGCTCGTCGCCGGCTCGGCCATCGCACTCGCTGCGGCCCTCACCATCACGGCGACGACCCTCGATCCGGGCGAGAGCTCGGCCCAGCGGGCCATCGCGGAGGGGCAGGCTGCCGTCGCGGCCGCAGCTGCCAGGGCGGCCGAGACGCGGACCGCGCCGAGCGCGGCGGATGAGCCGGCGCAGCTGCTCACGGGTGATCAGGTGTACGCGATCGGCGACTCGGTAATGCTCGCCGCAGCGCCGTGGCTGCAGGAGAAGCTTCCCGGCATCCTCATCGACGCCGAGGTCTCGCGCTCCATGTTCGTGGCACCGAGCCTTGTGCAGGCTGCTGTCGATTCCGGCACCATGCGGCCCATCCTCGTGCTCGGTCTCGCCACGAACGGCGACGTGGACCGCGAAGACCTTGAGGAGGTGCTCGACATCCTCGGCCCTGACCGCCTGCTCGTCGTCGTGAACGGCCAGGCGCCGCGCGACTGGATCCCCATCGGCAACAAGGTCGTCGAGGACTTCGCCCGCGCCGAGCGCGACGTGGAACTCGCCAATTGGCACGCGGCGATCGCTCCGCGCATTGATGAACTCGCGAGCGACGAGGTTCACCCCGGCGGACCGATCAGCGGCGGCATCTATGTGGGCGCCGTATCGGATGCACTGCAGCGGCTCTCCGAACTGCCCCCTCGAATCGACGATGCCAACACGCCATCACTGAACCGCGCGATCTGA
- the truA gene encoding tRNA pseudouridine(38-40) synthase TruA, which yields MTDEPTQRLRLDLAYDGTKFAGWARQPTLRTVQGVLEEALATVFQRDGEPPLLTVAGRTDAGVHATGQVAHLDLGPSQIERLSKPHGGRPAPEPAAALARRLNGIAGLSSDVVVRSASFAAPGFDARFSPIWRRYEYRIADAAAERNPLHRLFTTWYPSELDVDAMNTAARELLGLHDWAAYCRPREGATTIRELQDFRWSRGPDGVITAYLQADAFCHSMVRALVGAGVAIGEGRLPDGRMLGIREEAERTSEFKVMPAQGLTLVEVGYPPDEELEARASQTRARRDDDQVDRSPRLT from the coding sequence GTGACGGACGAGCCCACTCAGCGCCTGCGGCTGGACCTCGCCTACGACGGCACGAAGTTCGCCGGATGGGCGCGGCAGCCGACCCTGCGGACCGTGCAGGGCGTGCTCGAGGAGGCGCTGGCAACGGTCTTCCAGCGGGATGGCGAGCCCCCGCTGCTCACGGTCGCCGGTCGAACGGATGCCGGAGTTCACGCCACCGGACAGGTGGCCCACCTCGATCTCGGTCCGAGCCAGATCGAGCGCCTGTCGAAGCCCCACGGCGGTAGGCCAGCGCCCGAGCCTGCTGCGGCCCTCGCCAGACGGCTGAACGGGATTGCGGGCCTCTCCTCGGATGTCGTCGTGCGGTCGGCATCCTTCGCCGCGCCAGGATTCGACGCGCGCTTCTCGCCCATCTGGCGCCGCTACGAGTACCGCATCGCGGATGCCGCGGCCGAGCGCAATCCGCTTCATCGGCTCTTCACGACCTGGTACCCGTCGGAGCTCGACGTCGACGCGATGAACACCGCGGCCCGGGAACTCCTCGGCCTCCACGACTGGGCGGCCTACTGCCGTCCGCGCGAGGGAGCGACAACAATCCGCGAACTTCAGGACTTCCGCTGGTCGCGGGGTCCCGACGGTGTCATAACCGCGTATCTCCAGGCTGACGCGTTCTGTCACAGCATGGTCCGCGCGCTGGTGGGGGCCGGTGTCGCGATCGGTGAGGGGAGGCTCCCCGATGGAAGGATGCTCGGCATCCGCGAGGAGGCCGAGCGCACGAGCGAGTTCAAGGTGATGCCAGCACAGGGACTCACCCTCGTGGAGGTCGGCTACCCGCCCGACGAGGAGCTGGAGGCACGGGCATCCCAGACCCGCGCTCGCCGGGACGACGATCAGGTTGACCGGTCACCCCGCTTAACCTAA
- a CDS encoding holo-ACP synthase, whose translation MIVGIGVDVVDLARFERALVRTPTLIDRLFAPSEQLKDGQPMPLRSLAGRFAAKEALIKALGDSTGVQWHDMRVVNDPLGNPEFQLQDSTRAIADARGIRAIHLSMSHDAGIAIAYVVAES comes from the coding sequence GTGATCGTGGGTATCGGCGTTGATGTCGTGGACCTCGCCCGCTTCGAGCGGGCACTCGTCCGCACCCCGACCCTTATCGACCGCTTGTTCGCCCCCAGCGAACAACTGAAAGACGGTCAGCCCATGCCACTGCGCTCGCTCGCTGGGCGCTTCGCCGCCAAGGAGGCGCTCATCAAGGCCCTTGGCGACTCCACGGGCGTGCAGTGGCACGACATGCGCGTCGTCAACGACCCGCTCGGCAACCCCGAGTTCCAGCTGCAGGACTCGACCCGTGCGATCGCCGACGCCCGTGGCATCAGGGCGATCCACCTCTCCATGAGCCACGACGCCGGCATCGCGATCGCGTACGTGGTGGCCGAGTCATGA
- the glmM gene encoding phosphoglucosamine mutase, whose amino-acid sequence MPRLFGTDGVRGLANSDLTVELALGLAQAAAVVLGKGRVADGRRASGRRPIAVIARDPRVSGEFLAAAVAAGLASSGVDVYDAGVVPTPAAAFLVGDFKADLGVMISASHNAAPDNGIKFFATGGTKLPDEVEDRIEAALAAPKLAPTGADVGRIRRFSDAEDRYIVHLLSTLPHRLDGLHVVIDCAHGAAAGVSPQVFTDAGARVTVIGADPDGININDGVGSTYLEPLQAAVVAHGADLGIAHDGDADRCLAVDAEGNVVDGDQIMAILALSMAERGVLTDRTLVATVMSNLGLRRAMAEHDITMLETAVGDRYVLEALAEHGLSLGGEQSGHVIMTKYATTGDGILTGLHLAAELARTGKTLRELASAMTVYPQVLINVRGVDHRALGSDEVIAAAVQVATERLGDSGRVLLRPSGTEPMVRVMVEASDQSIADEVAGELAEIVRERLAL is encoded by the coding sequence ATGCCTCGTCTTTTCGGTACGGACGGGGTTCGCGGTCTCGCGAACTCCGACCTGACGGTCGAGCTTGCCCTGGGCCTTGCCCAGGCGGCTGCCGTCGTGCTCGGCAAGGGGCGGGTGGCCGATGGCCGCCGCGCCTCCGGCCGACGCCCGATCGCCGTCATCGCCAGGGACCCACGGGTCTCCGGAGAATTCCTCGCGGCCGCCGTGGCCGCAGGGCTCGCGAGTTCCGGCGTTGACGTGTACGACGCCGGCGTTGTGCCGACCCCGGCTGCGGCGTTCCTGGTGGGCGACTTCAAGGCCGACCTCGGCGTGATGATCTCGGCATCCCACAACGCGGCGCCCGACAACGGCATCAAGTTCTTCGCGACCGGCGGCACCAAGCTGCCCGACGAGGTCGAGGATCGCATCGAGGCTGCGCTCGCGGCCCCGAAGCTCGCACCGACCGGTGCCGATGTCGGTCGCATCCGACGGTTCTCGGATGCCGAGGACCGCTACATCGTGCATCTGCTCTCGACTCTTCCGCACCGTCTCGATGGCCTCCACGTCGTGATCGACTGCGCCCACGGAGCTGCGGCGGGCGTGTCCCCACAGGTGTTCACGGATGCGGGCGCTCGCGTGACCGTGATCGGTGCAGACCCCGACGGCATCAACATCAATGACGGCGTCGGATCGACCTACCTCGAGCCGCTGCAGGCAGCAGTGGTGGCCCACGGTGCCGACCTCGGCATCGCCCACGATGGCGATGCAGACCGTTGCCTCGCCGTCGACGCCGAGGGCAACGTCGTCGACGGTGACCAGATCATGGCGATCCTCGCCCTGTCGATGGCCGAGCGCGGGGTGCTCACCGATCGCACCCTCGTGGCCACGGTCATGAGCAACCTGGGCTTGCGGCGCGCGATGGCCGAGCACGACATCACGATGCTCGAGACGGCCGTCGGTGACCGGTATGTGCTCGAGGCCCTTGCTGAGCACGGGCTCAGCCTCGGTGGCGAGCAGTCCGGTCACGTCATCATGACGAAGTACGCCACCACGGGCGACGGCATCCTCACGGGGCTGCACCTGGCGGCCGAGCTGGCTCGCACGGGAAAGACGTTGCGGGAGCTGGCATCCGCGATGACCGTCTACCCGCAGGTGCTCATCAACGTGCGCGGTGTCGACCACCGCGCCCTCGGGTCCGACGAGGTGATCGCCGCGGCCGTGCAGGTCGCGACGGAGCGTCTGGGCGACTCCGGTCGAGTGCTGTTGCGGCCGTCGGGCACGGAGCCCATGGTGCGCGTCATGGTCGAGGCATCCGATCAGTCCATCGCGGACGAGGTGGCTGGCGAGCTCGCCGAGATCGTGCGAGAGCGCCTCGCGCTGTAG
- the rpsI gene encoding 30S ribosomal protein S9 — protein MASIQDSISENSAEIVGDSFTTETPASEAPKAPRAVLNVPGAAVGRRKEAIARVRIVPGTGKATVNGRELAEYFPNKLHQQLINDPFKVLDLLGAYDVTARITGGGPSGQAGALRLAIARSLNEIDRDNNRAPLKKAGFLTRDARVIERKKAGLKKARKASQFSKR, from the coding sequence GTGGCCAGCATTCAGGATTCCATCTCCGAGAACTCAGCTGAGATCGTCGGCGACAGCTTCACGACCGAGACCCCAGCCTCTGAGGCACCCAAGGCGCCGCGCGCAGTGCTCAACGTGCCCGGCGCAGCCGTCGGTCGTCGCAAGGAGGCGATCGCGCGCGTGCGCATCGTCCCCGGTACCGGCAAGGCGACCGTCAACGGTCGCGAGCTCGCCGAGTACTTCCCCAACAAGCTGCACCAGCAGCTCATCAACGACCCGTTCAAGGTCCTCGACCTGCTCGGTGCGTACGACGTGACCGCGCGCATCACCGGTGGTGGCCCCTCGGGCCAGGCCGGCGCACTGCGTCTCGCGATCGCCCGCTCGCTCAACGAGATCGACCGCGACAACAACCGTGCACCGCTCAAGAAGGCGGGCTTCCTCACTCGTGACGCACGCGTCATCGAGCGCAAGAAGGCCGGTCTCAAGAAGGCCCGCAAGGCGTCGCAGTTCTCGAAGCGCTAA
- the glmS gene encoding glutamine--fructose-6-phosphate transaminase (isomerizing), with protein sequence MCGIVGYVGDNKSLEVLLGGLKRLEYRGYDSAGVAVLDESGQIGTRKRAGKLQVLVDDLEMRPLGNGSTGIGHTRWATHGGPTDRNAHPHLSADGKLALIHNGIIENFATLKQGLLETGATFTSETDTEVAALLVGRAYEETGDLTEALRSVVAHLDGAFTLLVMHEDQPGVVVGARRNSPLVIGLGDGENFLGSDVAAFVEFTRRAVAIGQDQIVTIRPDSVVVTDFDGNTVETDEFEIKWDASASEKGGWSSFMAKEISEEPEAVANTILGRTHDGLVNLEELAPIGDEALGDIDRIVIIACGTAAYAGMLGKYAIEQWSRIPVDVELSHEFRYRDPILTERTLVISISQSGETMDTLMAVKYVHDKSKAHLLSVCNTQGATIPRESHAVVYTHAGPEVAVASTKAFVAQVTALYLIGLHLAKVRGTLSDEAIRENVAELQSVPEKLAEVIEVAQSQVGQLAHWMTDTQSVLFLGRHVGYPIAMEGALKLKELAYIHAEGFAAGELKHGPIALIEPGQVVFVIVPSPRDPLSLHPKVVSNIQEIRARGARVIAIAEKGDAAVLPFADEVIPIPLAGSLFEPLLAVVPLHIFGMELADAKGLDVDQPRNLAKSVTVE encoded by the coding sequence ATGTGTGGAATCGTGGGCTACGTCGGTGACAACAAGAGTCTCGAGGTGCTCCTCGGGGGCCTCAAGCGCCTCGAGTACCGGGGGTACGACTCCGCCGGTGTCGCCGTGCTCGACGAGTCGGGCCAGATCGGCACCCGCAAGCGCGCCGGCAAGCTCCAGGTGCTCGTCGACGACCTCGAGATGCGACCGCTCGGTAACGGCAGCACAGGCATCGGGCACACTCGCTGGGCAACCCACGGCGGCCCCACCGACAGGAACGCGCATCCGCACCTCTCGGCTGACGGCAAGCTCGCCCTCATCCACAACGGCATCATCGAGAACTTCGCCACGCTGAAGCAGGGCCTACTCGAGACCGGCGCCACCTTCACGAGCGAGACCGACACCGAGGTTGCAGCCCTTCTTGTCGGGCGTGCCTACGAGGAGACGGGCGACCTCACGGAGGCGCTGCGTTCGGTCGTCGCGCACCTCGACGGTGCGTTCACCCTGCTCGTCATGCACGAGGACCAGCCTGGCGTTGTCGTCGGCGCTCGCCGCAACTCCCCGCTCGTCATCGGTCTCGGTGACGGCGAGAACTTCCTCGGGTCGGATGTCGCGGCCTTCGTCGAGTTCACGCGTCGGGCCGTGGCCATCGGCCAGGACCAGATCGTGACTATCCGCCCGGATTCCGTGGTCGTCACCGACTTCGACGGCAACACGGTCGAGACCGACGAGTTCGAGATCAAGTGGGATGCCTCGGCCAGCGAGAAGGGCGGCTGGTCGAGCTTCATGGCCAAGGAGATCAGCGAGGAGCCCGAGGCTGTCGCCAACACGATCCTCGGCCGCACCCACGACGGCCTCGTCAACCTCGAGGAGCTCGCGCCGATCGGTGACGAGGCGCTGGGGGACATCGACCGCATCGTGATCATCGCCTGCGGCACGGCCGCCTACGCCGGGATGCTCGGCAAGTACGCGATCGAGCAGTGGTCGCGCATCCCCGTCGACGTCGAGCTGTCGCACGAGTTCCGCTACCGCGACCCGATCCTCACCGAGCGCACGCTCGTGATCTCGATCAGCCAGTCGGGCGAGACCATGGACACGCTCATGGCGGTCAAGTACGTGCACGACAAGTCGAAGGCCCACCTGCTCTCAGTGTGCAACACCCAGGGCGCGACCATCCCGCGCGAATCTCACGCGGTCGTCTACACGCACGCCGGTCCCGAGGTCGCGGTCGCCTCGACCAAGGCGTTCGTCGCCCAGGTCACCGCGCTTTACCTCATCGGCCTGCACCTCGCGAAGGTGCGCGGCACCCTCTCCGACGAGGCCATCCGGGAGAACGTCGCCGAGCTCCAGTCCGTGCCCGAGAAGCTCGCCGAGGTCATCGAGGTCGCCCAGTCGCAGGTCGGTCAGCTCGCCCACTGGATGACGGACACGCAGTCCGTGCTCTTCCTCGGTCGTCACGTCGGTTACCCCATCGCGATGGAGGGCGCACTCAAGCTCAAGGAGCTCGCCTACATCCACGCCGAGGGCTTCGCCGCCGGCGAGCTCAAGCACGGTCCGATCGCCCTGATCGAGCCGGGCCAGGTGGTGTTCGTGATCGTTCCGTCTCCGCGTGACCCGCTGTCGTTGCATCCGAAGGTCGTCTCCAACATCCAGGAGATCCGTGCTCGCGGTGCCCGCGTGATCGCCATCGCCGAGAAGGGGGATGCCGCGGTGCTCCCCTTCGCCGACGAGGTCATCCCGATTCCCCTCGCCGGTAGCCTCTTCGAGCCCCTGCTCGCGGTGGTGCCCCTGCACATCTTCGGCATGGAGCTCGCGGACGCGAAGGGTCTCGACGTGGACCAGCCCCGCAACCTCGCGAAGTCCGTCACCGTGGAGTAA
- the rpsM gene encoding 30S ribosomal protein S13, with product MARLAGVDIPRDKRVEVALTYIYGVGRTRALKTLADTGISGEIRVKDLTDDQLIALRDYVELNFKVEGDLRREVAADIRRKVEIGSYQGIRHRKGLPVHGQRTKTNARTRKGPKRTVAGKKKAR from the coding sequence ATGGCACGTCTAGCCGGCGTCGACATCCCGCGCGACAAGCGCGTTGAGGTCGCACTGACTTACATCTACGGTGTTGGCCGCACGAGGGCACTCAAGACCCTCGCCGACACTGGCATCAGCGGAGAGATCCGCGTCAAGGATCTGACCGACGACCAGCTCATCGCACTCCGCGACTACGTCGAGCTGAACTTCAAGGTCGAGGGTGACCTGCGCCGCGAGGTCGCTGCTGACATCCGCCGCAAGGTCGAGATCGGTTCGTACCAGGGCATCCGTCACCGCAAGGGACTGCCCGTGCACGGACAGCGCACGAAGACCAACGCTCGTACCCGCAAGGGCCCGAAGCGCACCGTTGCAGGCAAGAAGAAGGCCCGATAG